A single region of the Rhodococcus sp. W8901 genome encodes:
- a CDS encoding helix-turn-helix domain-containing protein, protein MDRETDDVLDVVGPRLRALRRERGLTLADLAVSTGVSESTLSRLESGQRRATLELLLPLARTYDVPLDDLVGAPRTGDPRIHLKPIRRAGMIFVPLSRRPGGVQAFKMIIPAQPEPLEPTSKTHDGFEWLYVLNGRLRLVLGDRDMTLPPGEAAEFDTSLPHWLGSADGGVVELLILFGPHGMRAHVGADPHRSSRSAIQR, encoded by the coding sequence GTGGATCGCGAAACGGACGATGTTCTGGACGTGGTGGGTCCGCGGCTGCGTGCGCTGCGCCGCGAACGCGGCCTCACCCTTGCTGACCTCGCGGTGAGCACCGGGGTGTCGGAGAGCACGCTGTCGCGGCTCGAGAGTGGGCAGCGAAGGGCGACGCTGGAATTGCTGCTGCCTCTCGCCCGTACCTACGACGTTCCGCTGGACGATCTCGTCGGGGCCCCGCGCACCGGCGACCCCCGGATCCACCTGAAGCCGATCCGACGGGCCGGGATGATCTTCGTGCCGTTGTCCCGGCGGCCGGGTGGGGTGCAGGCGTTCAAGATGATCATCCCGGCTCAGCCGGAACCGCTCGAACCGACATCGAAGACTCACGACGGTTTCGAATGGCTGTATGTGCTCAACGGTCGCCTGCGGCTCGTGCTCGGCGATCGTGACATGACGTTGCCGCCCGGTGAGGCCGCCGAGTTCGATACGTCCCTACCGCACTGGCTCGGCAGTGCGGACGGCGGCGTGGTCGAACTGCTGATCCTGTTCGGCCCGCACGGAATGCGTGCGCACGTGGGCGCTGACCCGCATCGTTCCTCTCGCAGTGCGATCCAGCGATGA
- a CDS encoding DinB family protein, with the protein MPTNSPRKRRSDTPPPRSGYSETETLRAFLDYLRSAIAAKVDGAPEPQVRQAAVPSGTNLLGLLNHLTFVERAMFLGDNVTDWQATFRAVPTDSVVDVVARYRETVAAANKILDECPDLGSPVPRVRPGRPTPSVRWALTHMIEETGRHAGHADILRELIDSTTGR; encoded by the coding sequence GTGCCCACCAACTCGCCGCGTAAGCGCCGCAGCGACACCCCACCGCCGCGATCCGGATACAGCGAGACCGAGACCCTCCGTGCTTTCCTCGACTACCTCCGATCGGCGATTGCCGCGAAGGTTGACGGCGCACCCGAACCGCAGGTGCGACAAGCAGCAGTGCCCTCGGGCACGAACCTGCTCGGACTGCTCAATCACCTGACGTTCGTAGAGCGCGCGATGTTCCTCGGCGACAACGTGACCGACTGGCAGGCGACGTTCCGGGCCGTGCCAACGGACAGCGTGGTCGATGTCGTTGCCCGCTACCGCGAGACCGTCGCAGCCGCGAACAAGATTCTCGACGAGTGCCCCGACCTCGGCTCACCCGTTCCGCGGGTGCGACCGGGACGCCCAACCCCCAGCGTCCGTTGGGCACTGACCCACATGATCGAAGAGACCGGCCGCCACGCCGGCCACGCCGACATCCTCCGCGAACTGATCGACAGCACCACCGGGCGCTGA